CTCATTACCCATGATCTTGGGGTCGTAGCGGAAACGTGTGAACGTGTAATCGTTATGTATGCTGGTCAAATTATTGAAGAAGCACCTGTGAAAACGATATTTGAAAACCCTCAACATCCTTATACGAAGGGACTCATTCAATCTGTGCCAGATATGAGGTATAAAAAAGAACGACTCTATTCAATTGCCGGAAATGTACCGATTCCGGGAACAGTGAAGCAAGGGTGTCGATTTGCGGCGCGGTGTGAATTTGCATTTGACCGATGTCTCAGCGAAAATCCTGAACTCTATGAAACGTCCGTTGTACAAAAAACACGGTGTTTCTTGTATGACGAAAAAGGAGTGAAGGCGGATGACGAAGCCCTTATTAAAAGTTAAAGGTTTAAAGAAGTATTTTCCAATAAAGAAGGGCTTGCTTGGCAGAACGGCGGGCCATGTAAAAGCAGTGGATGATGTATCATTTCATGTGAATGAAGGAGAAACGTTAGGGATTGTAGGGGAATCAGGTTGTGGTAAGTCTACAACGGGCCGGATGCTGATGCGCTTACTCGAACCTACTGAAGGTAGTGTCGAATTTGATGGCAAGGAATTGACGTCACTTTCGGCGGGCGAAATGAGGAAAACGCGACGCGATATCCAAATGGTATTTCAAGATCCCTATGCTTCCTTAAATCCGCGTCATACGATAGAAAGAATATTAAGCGAGCCGCTACTTGTTCACGGCGTCAAAGATCCGAAAGAACGAAGAGAGAAAGTCCATAGATTTCTTGAGGTTGTTGGATTAAGTGCCTACCATGCAAGGCGTTATCCACATCAGTTTAGTGGAGGACAGCGGCAAAGAATAGGAATTGCCCGTGCTTTGATGACGAATCCGAAATTGATTATTGCAGATGAACCTGTTTCCGCATTAGACGTGTCGATTCAAGCGCAAGTTTTGAATCTCATGCAAGATTTGCAGAAAGAGTTTAATTTAACGTATATCTTCATTGCCCATGACTTAGGGGTCGTTCGCCATATTAGCGATAGAGTCGGTGTGATGTATTTAGGGAAAATGGTTGAAGTGGCGGAAAGTGAAAAACTATACGCCAAGCCATTACATCCATATACGCAGGCGTTGTTGTCAGCAGTTCCTGTTCCAGATCCTGAACATCAGAAGCAGGAAGTTTTACTAGAAGGGGATATGCCGAATCCAGCAGAACCACCGACTGGTTGTAGATTTCATACGAGATGTCCTTTTAAAATGGACATCTGCGGACAAGTCATTCCGCAACTTGTTAATTTCGAGGAGGGTCATTCTGTTGCTTGCCATTTATACTATGAAGAAAGCGACAATGATATAAAACAGAAAGAGGGGGTCATTACGTGAGGAAAGGTAAAGTTTGGTCTTTAGCAATCATGTTGCTACTTGTCCTTTCAACAGTTCTCGCTGCTTGTTCTGGGG
This window of the Sporosarcina ureilytica genome carries:
- a CDS encoding ABC transporter ATP-binding protein, producing MTKPLLKVKGLKKYFPIKKGLLGRTAGHVKAVDDVSFHVNEGETLGIVGESGCGKSTTGRMLMRLLEPTEGSVEFDGKELTSLSAGEMRKTRRDIQMVFQDPYASLNPRHTIERILSEPLLVHGVKDPKERREKVHRFLEVVGLSAYHARRYPHQFSGGQRQRIGIARALMTNPKLIIADEPVSALDVSIQAQVLNLMQDLQKEFNLTYIFIAHDLGVVRHISDRVGVMYLGKMVEVAESEKLYAKPLHPYTQALLSAVPVPDPEHQKQEVLLEGDMPNPAEPPTGCRFHTRCPFKMDICGQVIPQLVNFEEGHSVACHLYYEESDNDIKQKEGVIT